In Arachis stenosperma cultivar V10309 chromosome 1, arast.V10309.gnm1.PFL2, whole genome shotgun sequence, one DNA window encodes the following:
- the LOC130979966 gene encoding uncharacterized protein LOC130979966, translated as MAEVPRGVKYPKIVTKFAGEVGESTTEHVARYLVKIENLANDENLKMKFFPSLLMNNAFAWFLNLRPNSIATWNQLETAFHAQFYRGKMNMAVTDLVALKREDGETIDDYLIRFKNAKSRCYVSLPESEIVKIATMGLEFYMRRKLLNVHIFDLAHLAEKVRQTELMKKKKEKYRSEQRSKSKPFTRKEKVAYVTMESSDEEVDFETEVDLAELKKGPPYGRTLLSVKDLKGKPYCKFHQATSHSTNSCVRFRDLIQEAIMEGRLKFDDGKKEMKVDVD; from the exons ATGGCCGAAGTGCCAAGAGGGGTAAAATATCCAAAGATAGTCACAAAGTTTGCTGGTGAAGTTGGAGAATCCACTACTGAACATGTTGCTCGATATTTGGTCAAGATTGAAAACTTAGCCaatgatgaaaatttgaaaatgaagTTTTTTCCTTCTTTACTAATGAATAATGCATTTGCTTGGTTTTTAAATCTCAGACCAAATTCGATAGCAACATGGAATCAGTTGGAAACTGCTTTTCACGCTCAGTTTTACCGAGGGAAAATGAATATGGCAGTTACTGATCTAGTGGCTTTGAAACGTGAAGATGGTGAAACCATTGATGATTATTTAATACGTTTTAAAAATGCTAAGAGTAGATGCTATGTGTCATTACCTGAAAGTGAGATAGTGAAAATAGCAACCATGGGGCTAGAATTTTATATGCGTAGAAAATTGCTTAATGTGCATATTTTTGATTTAGCCCATTTGGCTGAAAAGGTTCGTCAGACCGAACtcatgaaaaaaaagaaagagaagtaCAGGAGTGAGCAAAGATCGAAGAGTAAACCTTTTACTCGAAAAGAAAAGGTTGCATATGTGACCATGGAGTCTTCAGATGAGGAAGTCGATTTCGAAACAGAAGTCGATTTGGCCGAACTTAAGAAAGGCCCTCCATAT GGTAGAACTTTACTTTCGGTGAAAGATTTAAAAGGGAAACCTTATTGTAAGTTTCACCAGGCAACAAGTCATTCGACTAACAGTTGTGTTCGTTTCAGGGACTTAATTCAGGAGGCAATAATGGAAGGACGATTGAAATTCGATGATGGCAAGAAGGAAATGAAGGTTGACGTTGATTGA